The Thermotoga sp. SG1 genome includes a window with the following:
- the priA gene encoding primosomal protein N', protein MYYEVAVSGTGRTICVRSEEPLNPGERIWIGWKGERTKCYVIGPSSQKDSFTVKERDGRSFLTEKHVEIAKWVSRRFGSPIGMVFDLFFPPGIDDYATEKVISQSPFLGFEEMPLSDFVKNKGEKVLEEMLKKGLVKVEKSFYIKEPKPRLKKRVFLKASIPELVRTPLTLKQKMVVEYLQFNSGVLLEDLMRDLEISKSVIESLQEKGIIEVLHQDVSPKKRSHRTTFKGELSDVNLFFGPAGSGKTEALLQLASEYSRRGTVLFLVPEVSILTHLLSRLKGLFPQMKVGIYHSYLSKSRKNLEWYRTVEGKIDVLLGTRSAVFVPIKNLSLIVVDEEHDESFYQYSPPSYDAVEVAREISRIFEVPLVMSSATPDLKTYMEAKEGKIKMFTFVRKHADVSIEIVDMRKEEKIGSFAKKTLDLMEETLKESRRVLVYVRRKGYWGRVQCETCGHVLKCEDCDVSLVFHLDSRSLKCHQCGREYRFKEECPVCGGKLSGKGFGTEKIERELQRYFPEKRVVRVDREVVEDVMEVEDYINRLISGEIDILVGTRMVTKSFDVPEIGLVCVLDVDSLIFLPDFSASLRAFQLIIQVFGRASRKGTGRAILQTHNPDEEVIIRAIEEDVEGFYERELERRKSLGYPPYKHLIHIALKSKDPNQGKKLLTRLRDFLDGEEVLGPAEHWMFKLKGFYRHHLVMKTDKVEETLSKVEKYSRVLGLDPLILVDPPSLEIPD, encoded by the coding sequence ATGTACTACGAGGTAGCAGTGTCGGGAACAGGAAGGACGATCTGTGTTCGATCAGAGGAACCGCTGAATCCAGGTGAGAGAATATGGATCGGCTGGAAAGGAGAAAGGACGAAATGTTACGTTATAGGTCCTTCCTCCCAGAAGGACTCCTTCACCGTGAAGGAGCGGGATGGGAGGAGTTTTCTGACAGAAAAGCACGTTGAAATAGCAAAGTGGGTCTCAAGAAGGTTTGGTTCGCCGATAGGTATGGTCTTCGACCTCTTCTTCCCGCCGGGAATCGACGATTACGCAACGGAGAAGGTGATCTCGCAAAGTCCTTTCCTCGGTTTTGAAGAGATGCCTCTTTCCGACTTTGTGAAAAATAAGGGAGAAAAGGTCCTGGAAGAGATGTTGAAGAAAGGGCTCGTGAAGGTCGAAAAGTCTTTCTACATAAAGGAACCCAAGCCACGTTTAAAAAAAAGAGTTTTCCTGAAAGCGTCCATTCCGGAACTGGTACGAACACCGCTGACTCTGAAGCAGAAGATGGTGGTTGAGTACCTTCAGTTCAACAGTGGTGTACTCCTGGAGGACCTTATGAGGGATCTGGAGATCTCAAAAAGCGTGATCGAGTCTCTCCAGGAAAAAGGAATAATAGAAGTTCTTCATCAGGACGTTTCACCGAAAAAGAGATCCCATCGAACCACTTTCAAAGGGGAACTCTCTGATGTGAACCTTTTCTTTGGGCCCGCAGGCAGTGGTAAAACAGAAGCACTCCTTCAACTTGCGAGCGAATATTCCAGAAGGGGAACAGTACTTTTTCTGGTACCTGAGGTTTCCATACTCACGCATCTGCTTTCGCGCTTGAAAGGATTGTTCCCACAGATGAAAGTGGGCATATACCACAGTTACCTATCGAAATCAAGAAAAAACCTGGAGTGGTACAGAACTGTTGAAGGGAAGATCGATGTATTGCTTGGAACAAGAAGTGCCGTGTTCGTTCCCATCAAGAACCTTTCCTTGATCGTGGTTGACGAAGAGCACGACGAAAGTTTCTATCAGTATTCACCTCCTTCCTATGACGCCGTTGAAGTGGCAAGGGAGATTTCCAGGATCTTTGAAGTTCCCCTGGTGATGTCTTCTGCTACTCCAGATTTGAAGACTTATATGGAAGCGAAAGAGGGAAAAATCAAGATGTTCACTTTTGTCAGAAAACACGCAGACGTGTCGATAGAGATTGTCGATATGAGGAAAGAGGAGAAAATAGGAAGCTTTGCCAAGAAAACCCTTGACCTGATGGAAGAAACCTTGAAAGAAAGCCGGAGAGTACTCGTTTATGTGAGAAGAAAAGGGTACTGGGGAAGAGTACAATGTGAAACCTGCGGCCACGTTTTGAAGTGTGAAGACTGCGACGTGTCTCTTGTTTTCCACCTGGATTCTAGATCACTGAAATGTCATCAGTGTGGCAGAGAGTACAGATTCAAAGAAGAATGCCCTGTTTGCGGTGGAAAACTCTCCGGGAAAGGATTTGGCACGGAAAAGATTGAAAGAGAGCTGCAAAGATATTTCCCGGAAAAGAGGGTTGTGAGAGTAGATCGGGAAGTTGTTGAGGACGTAATGGAGGTAGAGGATTACATAAACAGGTTGATTTCCGGAGAAATAGACATTCTTGTTGGAACAAGAATGGTAACGAAGAGTTTCGATGTTCCGGAGATCGGCCTTGTGTGTGTACTTGATGTGGACTCACTCATCTTTCTACCGGATTTTTCAGCTTCGCTGAGGGCGTTTCAGTTGATTATCCAGGTGTTCGGAAGAGCGTCCAGAAAGGGTACGGGAAGAGCAATCCTTCAGACGCACAACCCCGACGAAGAGGTGATCATAAGGGCAATAGAAGAAGATGTGGAAGGTTTCTATGAAAGAGAACTCGAAAGAAGAAAATCGCTGGGTTATCCTCCCTACAAGCACTTGATTCACATCGCACTGAAGTCAAAAGATCCGAACCAGGGAAAAAAACTTCTGACGAGGCTGAGAGACTTCCTTGACGGTGAAGAGGTTCTTGGGCCTGCGGAACACTGGATGTTCAAACTGAAGGGTTTTTATCGACATCATCTGGTAATGAAGACAGACAAGGTGGAAGAAACCCTTTCAAAGGTGGAGAAATACTCAAGGGTACTGGGTTTGGATCCACTGATACTGGTGGATCCGCCTTCTCTGGAGATACCGGATTAA
- the holA gene encoding DNA polymerase III subunit delta, with amino-acid sequence MPVTFLTGASETKKEELIKELLKDEKTEYIRIHPDDPDKLNFLRSIINTRTIFSGKTVVDIIDFDSWRSQEQKRFLELIKSVPEDVHIFVRSQKSTTKGVNLDLPKPWETDRWLEWIEKRFRENGLNITKDALQLFFSKVGTNDLLVEREIEKLKAYSETGNISAEDVEEVVFTYQTPGYDEFCFAVSEGKRKLAHALLSQMWKSTEPVVISAVLVNHFLDLFKLVVLVTRKRYYTWPDVSRISKELGMPVPRAARFLGFAFKAWKFKVINHLLYYDTTKLESILRKLYELDRSVKSEEDPKPFFHEFIEEVALDVYSVQRDEE; translated from the coding sequence ATGCCGGTTACTTTCCTCACGGGTGCCTCGGAAACCAAAAAGGAAGAGCTGATAAAAGAACTTCTGAAAGACGAAAAAACAGAGTACATAAGGATCCATCCGGACGATCCCGATAAATTGAACTTTCTGAGGTCCATCATCAACACAAGAACGATATTTTCTGGGAAAACCGTGGTGGACATCATCGACTTCGATTCGTGGCGCTCTCAGGAGCAAAAGCGTTTTCTTGAACTCATAAAGAGCGTTCCAGAGGATGTCCACATCTTCGTGCGATCCCAGAAGTCAACTACGAAAGGTGTGAACCTTGATCTACCAAAACCCTGGGAGACGGACAGATGGCTCGAGTGGATAGAGAAACGCTTCAGAGAGAATGGGTTGAATATCACAAAGGATGCACTTCAACTTTTCTTTTCTAAAGTTGGAACGAACGATCTTCTCGTAGAAAGAGAGATCGAAAAACTGAAGGCCTACTCCGAAACTGGCAACATCTCAGCAGAGGACGTGGAGGAAGTGGTCTTCACCTATCAGACTCCAGGATACGACGAGTTCTGCTTTGCAGTCTCCGAAGGCAAAAGAAAGCTCGCACACGCCCTTTTATCGCAGATGTGGAAGAGCACAGAACCTGTGGTGATCTCTGCTGTGCTCGTGAATCACTTTCTTGACCTTTTCAAACTGGTCGTGCTCGTCACCAGGAAAAGGTATTACACCTGGCCAGATGTCTCGAGGATCTCAAAAGAACTCGGTATGCCGGTTCCCAGGGCGGCGCGCTTTCTTGGATTTGCGTTCAAGGCTTGGAAGTTCAAGGTGATAAACCACCTCCTCTACTACGATACCACCAAACTCGAGTCGATCCTCAGGAAACTCTACGAACTGGACAGATCCGTTAAAAGCGAAGAGGATCCAAAACCCTTCTTCCACGAATTCATCGAAGAGGTGGCACTGGATGTATATTCTGTTCAGAGAGACGAAGAGTAA
- a CDS encoding YitT family protein: MIEKIREYVLSTLGTLVTAVGVVVFLIPNNIAAGGVSGLSMILHHLLPLPVGIWMYILNGLLFLVAFFTVGFDFSAKTIYCTFVFNFFVDLFDRLIPLPKYTGDDLFLAVSFGTLLTALGLAITFSQNSSTGGTDIIARILNKYFWISMGMGLLMVDFTIAALAGVTFNARTGMYALLGVILNGIMVDFMLRGIEQSSEVTIISERSEEIKDFVLYKLHRGATYVPAKGAYTGKERKILLVVVRRRELNELIRFIRKVDPKAFVIIKEVRQALGEGFKELEEL, translated from the coding sequence TTGATAGAAAAGATCAGGGAGTACGTTCTCAGTACTCTCGGTACTTTGGTTACCGCTGTTGGTGTTGTGGTCTTTCTGATACCGAACAACATAGCTGCCGGTGGTGTGAGCGGTCTTTCGATGATACTTCATCATCTTCTTCCGCTCCCGGTGGGAATCTGGATGTACATTCTAAACGGGCTTCTCTTTCTTGTTGCCTTCTTCACCGTGGGATTCGACTTCAGTGCCAAGACGATTTATTGTACTTTCGTTTTCAACTTCTTTGTGGATTTGTTCGATCGTTTAATCCCTCTACCAAAGTACACGGGCGATGATTTGTTCCTTGCGGTTTCTTTTGGTACGTTACTCACCGCATTAGGGCTTGCCATAACGTTTTCTCAGAACTCTTCCACCGGAGGAACGGACATCATAGCAAGAATCCTGAACAAATATTTCTGGATCTCCATGGGAATGGGGCTTTTGATGGTGGACTTCACCATAGCGGCTCTGGCGGGTGTCACGTTCAACGCGAGAACGGGAATGTACGCTCTTCTCGGTGTGATACTGAACGGTATAATGGTGGATTTCATGTTGAGAGGAATAGAGCAATCGAGTGAAGTAACCATCATTTCCGAGCGGTCTGAGGAGATAAAGGATTTTGTTCTTTACAAACTTCACAGAGGTGCCACTTACGTTCCTGCGAAGGGGGCTTACACGGGCAAGGAAAGAAAAATACTGCTTGTGGTGGTCAGAAGAAGAGAGTTGAACGAACTGATCAGATTCATAAGGAAGGTGGATCCGAAAGCCTTTGTCATAATCAAGGAAGTAAGACAGGCTCTGGGAGAGGGTTTTAAAGAACTGGAGGAGTTGTGA
- a CDS encoding DUF89 domain-containing protein, translating into MRYLRADERCLICSLRQAENLLRKTINSPEKRWVIFREIFRVMSEMKWGMKPLEVNGKIHRFIMEYVKEEDPFKEEKERSNEIAMKLVEMFRAEILNSPDPVYSAAKLAVSGNLIDLGIPGWKIEDVFEKLHEAYERPFDRENFEEFRNVLENASTLFYIADNAGEIVFDKFFIEVMKMQNPSLEVMVAVRGKPIINDVTVDDAKQIGLEEVATLIDSGVEEPGVVLDKATPEFRRMFFETDLVISKGQGNFEGLYEEERENLFFLLTAKCDFVAEVLKVPVGGKVFISSSSL; encoded by the coding sequence ATGAGGTATCTGAGGGCGGATGAAAGGTGTTTGATATGCAGTCTCAGACAGGCTGAAAATCTCCTGAGAAAAACCATCAATTCTCCCGAAAAAAGATGGGTGATATTCCGGGAGATTTTCAGAGTCATGAGTGAGATGAAATGGGGAATGAAACCTCTGGAGGTGAACGGGAAGATCCACAGGTTCATAATGGAGTACGTGAAAGAAGAAGATCCATTCAAAGAAGAAAAGGAAAGATCGAACGAGATAGCCATGAAACTCGTTGAAATGTTCCGGGCGGAGATTTTGAATTCGCCTGATCCCGTGTATTCGGCTGCGAAATTGGCTGTTTCCGGAAATTTGATAGATCTTGGTATCCCTGGCTGGAAAATAGAGGACGTTTTTGAAAAATTGCATGAAGCCTATGAAAGACCCTTCGATAGAGAAAATTTTGAGGAGTTCAGAAACGTTCTTGAAAATGCCTCCACACTCTTTTACATTGCAGATAACGCTGGGGAGATCGTTTTCGATAAGTTCTTCATTGAGGTCATGAAGATGCAGAATCCATCACTTGAGGTGATGGTTGCCGTTCGTGGAAAGCCGATAATAAACGACGTCACAGTCGACGATGCAAAGCAGATCGGGCTGGAAGAGGTTGCCACACTGATCGACTCCGGTGTGGAAGAGCCGGGTGTGGTCCTGGACAAAGCTACACCAGAGTTCAGAAGGATGTTTTTCGAAACAGACCTTGTCATTTCCAAAGGACAGGGAAATTTCGAGGGTCTTTACGAGGAAGAAAGAGAAAACCTCTTCTTCCTCCTGACCGCCAAGTGTGATTTCGTAGCGGAGGTTCTGAAAGTTCCCGTAGGAGGAAAGGTGTTCATTTCCTCTTCCTCCCTTTGA
- a CDS encoding acyl carrier protein — protein sequence MEKEKLFAKLVEIVSEKMGKELETIDENASFEELGFDSLDVIDLVMFFEDEFAIRIEDEKLENLRRVRDLIDVVSRKLEEVDDEVSEGG from the coding sequence TTGGAAAAAGAAAAACTTTTTGCAAAGCTTGTGGAAATAGTTTCAGAGAAGATGGGAAAAGAACTGGAGACGATCGATGAAAATGCTTCTTTTGAAGAGCTTGGTTTTGATTCACTCGATGTAATAGACCTTGTCATGTTCTTCGAAGATGAGTTCGCAATAAGGATAGAGGATGAAAAACTTGAAAACCTTCGCAGAGTAAGAGACCTGATAGATGTTGTGAGCAGAAAACTAGAGGAGGTCGACGATGAGGTATCTGAGGGCGGATGA
- a CDS encoding TIGR04013 family B12-binding domain/radical SAM domain-containing protein yields MYILFRETKSNWYSIATLLSTIYSRHLNVEARPVKFAEIKNFPPDETVVAYSFMSFDLEVVKEEVSQLKEQGYTLIAGGPHTSADPEGCLRMGFDHVFIGDGEENILRFLMGERERIFDGISKRVNLNHYPPFLPSKGIYMPIEITRGCPFSCAYCQTPSLAGKRVRHRDVDVILHYARLGVERNRKLARFIAPNSFGYGSRNGVTPNVEKIEELLYGLKKVGVEEIYFGTFPSEVRPESVTDEVLKVVKKYVKNRSIVIGSQSGSDRILKIIKRGHTVEQVEEAIEKIAFHGFTPHVDFIFGFPFETKEDIEMTFNFITRIVERYGAKIHAHTFMPLPGTELFRAGPGRLTKDHYRFLGRLASKGILDGYWLKQETLSRKVYEIASSLGSDAPDDWGIRGESE; encoded by the coding sequence ATGTATATTCTGTTCAGAGAGACGAAGAGTAACTGGTACAGTATCGCCACCCTTCTTTCCACGATATACAGCAGACATCTCAACGTGGAAGCAAGACCTGTAAAATTCGCTGAAATAAAGAACTTCCCTCCCGATGAAACCGTGGTTGCCTACTCTTTCATGAGTTTTGATCTCGAGGTTGTGAAAGAGGAAGTCTCCCAGTTGAAAGAACAAGGCTACACACTCATAGCGGGGGGACCGCACACAAGTGCCGATCCTGAAGGCTGCTTGAGAATGGGATTCGATCATGTTTTCATCGGGGACGGTGAAGAGAACATCCTGAGGTTTCTGATGGGAGAAAGAGAAAGGATCTTCGATGGGATTTCAAAGAGAGTCAATCTGAACCACTACCCGCCTTTTCTTCCTTCAAAGGGAATCTACATGCCCATTGAAATCACAAGGGGATGCCCCTTCTCCTGTGCGTACTGTCAGACCCCGTCCCTTGCAGGAAAACGGGTGAGACATAGGGACGTGGATGTGATCCTTCATTACGCAAGGCTCGGTGTGGAAAGAAACAGAAAACTGGCACGTTTCATAGCACCAAACTCCTTCGGATACGGTTCCAGAAACGGTGTAACACCGAACGTCGAAAAGATCGAAGAACTGCTTTATGGGCTCAAAAAAGTGGGAGTTGAAGAGATCTACTTCGGTACCTTCCCCTCCGAGGTAAGACCCGAATCTGTAACCGATGAAGTGCTGAAAGTGGTGAAGAAATACGTCAAAAACCGATCGATAGTTATAGGTTCTCAGAGTGGAAGCGACAGAATATTGAAGATCATAAAACGCGGGCACACAGTTGAACAGGTGGAAGAGGCAATAGAAAAGATCGCATTTCATGGTTTCACACCGCACGTTGATTTCATATTCGGGTTTCCGTTCGAGACGAAGGAAGACATAGAGATGACGTTCAACTTCATCACAAGGATCGTGGAAAGATACGGTGCGAAAATACATGCCCACACCTTCATGCCGCTTCCTGGAACGGAGCTTTTCAGGGCAGGTCCTGGAAGACTTACGAAAGATCACTACAGGTTCCTTGGAAGGCTTGCCTCAAAAGGTATACTGGATGGATACTGGTTGAAACAGGAAACACTGTCGAGGAAGGTGTACGAAATTGCGAGTAGCCTCGGTTCAGATGCTCCCGACGATTGGGGGATTCGAGGAGAATCTGAATAA
- a CDS encoding sodium-translocating pyrophosphatase gives MWLLFLVPLVALGFAAANFAAVVKKPEGTDRMKEISSYIRSGADSFLAHETRAIFKVAIVIAILLMIFTTWQTGVAFLLGAVMSASAGIVGMKMATRANVRVAEAARTTKKIGPALKVAYQGGSVMGLSVGGFALLGLVLVYLIFGKWMGQLDNLNIYTNWLGINFVPFAMTVSGYALGCSIIAMFDRVGGGVYTKAADMAADLVGKTELNLPEDDPRNPATIADNVGDNVGDVAGLGADLLESFVGAIVSSIILASYMFPIYVQKIGENLVHQIPKETIQSLITYPIFFALVGLGCSMLGILYVIVKKPSDNPQRELNISLWTSAILTVVLTAFLTYFYLKDAQGLDVVGFRFGPISPWFSAIIGIFAGILVGFWAEYYTSYHYRPTQFLSRSSIEGTGMVISNGLSLGMKSVLPPTLTLVLGILFADYFAGLYGVAISALGMLSFVATSVSVDSYGPIADNAGGISEMCELDPEVRKITDHLDAVGNTTAAIGKGFAIGSAILAALSLFASYMFSQISPSDVGKPPSLILLLNMVDARVIAGALLGAAITYYFSGYLISAVTKAAMKMVDEIRRQAREIPGLLEGKAKPDYNKCIEITSDNALKQMGYPAFIAILTPLVTGFLLGPEFVGGVLIGTVISGAMLAILTANSGGAWDNAKKFLEAGNLEGYGKGSEPHKALVIGDTVGDPLKDTVGPSLDILIKIMSVVSVIAVSIFKHIHLF, from the coding sequence ATGTGGCTGCTCTTTCTCGTTCCTCTGGTTGCACTGGGATTTGCCGCTGCAAACTTCGCCGCCGTTGTTAAAAAACCAGAGGGTACAGATCGAATGAAGGAGATATCTTCCTACATTCGAAGTGGGGCGGATTCGTTCCTTGCGCACGAGACCAGGGCTATCTTCAAAGTTGCCATCGTAATAGCGATACTTCTCATGATCTTCACAACATGGCAGACGGGTGTGGCGTTTCTTTTGGGAGCCGTGATGAGTGCTTCTGCTGGTATCGTGGGAATGAAGATGGCCACAAGAGCAAACGTCAGAGTGGCAGAGGCAGCCAGAACAACGAAGAAGATAGGACCCGCGTTGAAGGTGGCTTATCAGGGTGGAAGTGTCATGGGACTTTCCGTCGGTGGGTTTGCCCTCCTTGGACTTGTTCTGGTTTACCTGATCTTTGGAAAATGGATGGGACAGCTGGACAATCTCAATATATACACCAACTGGCTTGGGATAAACTTTGTTCCTTTCGCCATGACGGTCTCTGGTTACGCCCTTGGGTGTTCCATCATAGCCATGTTTGACAGGGTTGGAGGAGGAGTTTACACGAAGGCAGCGGATATGGCGGCTGACCTTGTTGGAAAGACAGAACTGAACCTTCCTGAAGACGATCCAAGGAATCCCGCCACGATAGCAGACAACGTGGGAGACAACGTGGGAGACGTTGCTGGACTGGGAGCGGACCTTCTGGAAAGTTTCGTTGGTGCCATAGTGTCTTCCATTATCCTGGCTTCTTACATGTTCCCGATATACGTTCAAAAAATCGGAGAAAACTTGGTTCATCAGATCCCGAAGGAGACCATCCAGTCCCTCATCACCTATCCGATTTTCTTCGCATTGGTTGGTCTTGGATGCTCCATGCTGGGGATACTCTATGTAATCGTGAAAAAACCATCTGACAATCCTCAGAGGGAACTCAACATCAGTCTATGGACTTCCGCGATTCTCACAGTTGTTTTGACAGCTTTTTTGACGTACTTCTACCTTAAGGACGCTCAGGGCCTGGATGTTGTCGGCTTCAGGTTCGGTCCCATATCCCCATGGTTCTCGGCGATCATAGGAATCTTTGCGGGAATCCTGGTTGGATTTTGGGCTGAGTACTACACAAGTTATCATTATAGACCAACCCAGTTCCTCAGCAGATCCTCCATCGAAGGCACAGGAATGGTCATCTCTAACGGTCTTTCCCTTGGAATGAAGAGCGTGCTTCCTCCCACTCTAACGCTCGTTCTCGGTATTCTCTTTGCAGATTACTTTGCAGGGCTCTACGGTGTTGCGATCTCCGCTCTTGGAATGCTTTCCTTCGTTGCAACCTCCGTTTCTGTGGACAGTTACGGACCAATAGCGGATAATGCAGGTGGAATAAGCGAAATGTGCGAGCTGGATCCTGAGGTGAGAAAGATAACGGATCATCTCGACGCCGTGGGTAACACAACAGCCGCTATAGGAAAAGGATTTGCCATTGGTTCTGCTATCCTGGCTGCCCTTTCTCTCTTCGCTTCTTACATGTTCTCGCAAATCAGTCCATCGGATGTTGGAAAACCACCTTCTCTCATACTCCTTCTGAACATGGTAGATGCAAGGGTGATAGCGGGTGCACTACTTGGAGCGGCGATCACCTACTACTTCAGTGGTTACCTAATCTCTGCGGTCACGAAGGCCGCCATGAAGATGGTGGATGAGATCAGAAGACAGGCAAGAGAGATTCCTGGTCTTCTGGAAGGAAAGGCAAAACCAGACTACAACAAGTGTATTGAAATCACCAGCGATAACGCTTTGAAGCAGATGGGATATCCTGCTTTCATAGCGATTCTCACACCTCTTGTGACAGGATTTCTGCTTGGACCGGAGTTCGTCGGAGGTGTGTTGATAGGAACCGTTATCAGTGGTGCCATGCTCGCTATTCTGACGGCAAATTCCGGAGGAGCCTGGGACAACGCCAAGAAGTTCCTCGAAGCGGGTAATCTAGAAGGATACGGTAAGGGATCTGAACCGCATAAGGCCCTTGTCATAGGAGACACGGTGGGAGATCCACTCAAGGATACGGTGGGTCCTTCTCTCGATATTCTCATAAAGATCATGTCGGTGGTTTCGGTGATAGCGGTCTCCATCTTCAAACACATTCATCTGTTCTAA